One window of the Methanomassiliicoccaceae archaeon DOK genome contains the following:
- a CDS encoding amino acid carrier protein: protein MIDFASIIGTINTYVWYVAFVFLVGLGIYFMIRLKGLPILKIHRTSKLALSGTKEGKHSHTVSSFEAFCIGLGARVGVGNIAGVASAIVVGGPGAVFWMWIFAIIGSASSFMESTLSQLFKEKKSDGQYHSGPAYYALKGLGNRKLAVLLAFLIIITFGIGFVGVQATNSATALDSAFSSYLGLENGTVIFGAIIALAAAAIIFGGVKRIAKFSTKIVPIMALAWFVFCIIVICCNIDGVVHAVEMIFTNAFGIQSVGGGALGAVMMMGLKRGVFSNEAGLGSIANIAGTADVKHPIKQGMIQSFGTIVDTLVVCSFTAFVILSSGTYDVIINTFNGGVTDVGNATLVQNIAEATFMGEAGPIIISIFLLVFAFTSLIGYYTMSESNIRFIKDSKGFVFAVRILVIAVAFLSCVISTGQMETICDTFMAAMGAVNMIVVFLLSKFVFRAYEDWKKQEDEGVEDPVFHRSIVQDIADEKKSIITEWE from the coding sequence ATGATTGATTTTGCGAGCATTATCGGGACCATCAACACGTACGTGTGGTATGTAGCGTTCGTGTTCCTCGTCGGTCTCGGTATCTATTTCATGATCAGGCTGAAAGGCCTTCCGATCCTGAAGATCCACAGGACGTCCAAGCTCGCCCTGTCCGGAACGAAGGAGGGGAAGCACAGCCACACAGTATCGTCGTTCGAAGCGTTCTGCATCGGTCTCGGAGCCCGTGTCGGTGTAGGTAACATCGCCGGAGTGGCAAGCGCCATCGTCGTCGGAGGTCCCGGAGCAGTCTTCTGGATGTGGATCTTCGCGATCATCGGATCGGCCAGCAGTTTCATGGAGTCGACTCTCTCCCAGCTCTTCAAGGAGAAGAAGTCCGACGGCCAGTACCACAGCGGCCCCGCATACTACGCCCTCAAGGGACTCGGCAACCGCAAACTCGCCGTCCTCCTCGCGTTCCTGATCATCATCACATTCGGTATCGGATTCGTCGGTGTCCAGGCCACCAACTCGGCCACAGCCCTCGACAGCGCGTTCAGCAGTTACCTGGGCCTCGAGAACGGAACGGTCATCTTCGGAGCCATCATCGCCCTCGCCGCCGCCGCGATCATCTTCGGAGGCGTCAAGAGGATCGCCAAGTTCTCCACCAAGATCGTCCCCATCATGGCCCTGGCCTGGTTCGTGTTCTGCATCATTGTCATCTGCTGCAACATCGACGGAGTCGTCCACGCCGTGGAGATGATCTTCACCAACGCGTTCGGAATCCAGTCCGTCGGAGGAGGAGCGCTCGGAGCCGTCATGATGATGGGTCTGAAGCGCGGAGTGTTCTCCAACGAGGCCGGCCTCGGTTCCATCGCCAACATCGCTGGAACCGCCGACGTCAAGCACCCCATCAAGCAGGGAATGATCCAGTCCTTCGGAACCATCGTCGACACCCTCGTCGTCTGTTCCTTCACCGCCTTCGTCATCCTGTCCTCCGGAACGTACGATGTCATCATCAACACGTTCAACGGCGGAGTCACCGACGTCGGTAACGCTACACTCGTCCAGAACATCGCCGAAGCGACGTTCATGGGAGAGGCCGGACCGATCATCATCTCGATCTTCCTGCTGGTCTTCGCGTTCACCAGTCTCATCGGATACTACACCATGAGCGAGTCCAACATTAGGTTCATCAAGGACAGCAAGGGCTTCGTCTTCGCCGTCCGTATCCTGGTCATCGCCGTTGCGTTCCTGTCCTGCGTCATCAGCACCGGACAGATGGAGACCATCTGCGACACCTTCATGGCCGCCATGGGTGCGGTGAACATGATCGTGGTGTTCCTGCTGAGCAAGTTCGTCTTCCGCGCCTACGAGGACTGGAAGAAGCAGGAGGATGAGGGAGTCGAGGACCCAGTGTTCCACCGCTCCATCGTCCAGGACATCGCGGACGAGAAGAAGTCCATAATCACCGAGTGGGAGTGA
- the proB gene encoding glutamate 5-kinase — MRSIRTGVSETESRKDLLGEVGRVVVKIGSSSIMRSQTSISRDFMDSVAEQVARLREMGIEVLIVSSGAIAIGLKAMKVRPKPNEIPIRQAASAVGQGILMKEWSECFQRHGMIVGQVLMTLDNYSDRTEAVNMNNTIESLLKNGVVPIFNENDAVCISEIKFGDNDTLSAIVASRTDADLLIILSDVAGLYNSDPTSNPDAKLVPVVYSIDDVRHMAGDSVSGVGTGGMKTKLNAAQICHDAACSMIIALSKEDQVIYRASTGDDIGTIFVANKGISKKRRWIKSAHPSGRVIIDEGAQKAVLGHRSLLPVGIRDVEGRFNKGDVVEIVCNGVTVAKGIIDYDSTDLKMIKGKHSDEIEFILGYKAHDDAVISENIALIL, encoded by the coding sequence ATGCGGAGTATCCGTACAGGGGTGAGTGAGACGGAGTCCAGGAAGGACCTCCTGGGGGAGGTCGGCAGGGTTGTGGTCAAGATCGGGTCGTCCTCGATCATGAGGAGCCAGACCTCCATCTCCAGGGACTTCATGGATTCGGTGGCCGAGCAGGTCGCCCGCCTCAGGGAGATGGGCATAGAGGTCCTCATCGTGTCATCGGGCGCCATAGCGATAGGACTGAAGGCGATGAAGGTGAGGCCGAAGCCCAACGAGATCCCGATCAGGCAGGCCGCATCGGCGGTCGGGCAGGGCATCCTCATGAAGGAGTGGAGCGAGTGCTTCCAACGCCACGGAATGATCGTCGGACAGGTCCTGATGACTCTGGACAACTACTCGGACAGGACCGAGGCCGTGAACATGAACAACACCATCGAGTCCCTCCTGAAGAACGGCGTCGTACCCATCTTCAACGAGAATGACGCCGTGTGCATCAGCGAGATCAAGTTCGGGGACAACGACACGCTGTCCGCGATCGTCGCCAGCAGGACGGACGCCGACCTCCTCATCATCCTGTCCGATGTGGCGGGGCTCTACAACAGCGATCCCACATCCAACCCCGACGCCAAGCTCGTTCCCGTGGTCTACAGCATCGACGACGTCCGCCACATGGCCGGTGACTCCGTCTCCGGTGTGGGCACCGGAGGGATGAAGACCAAGCTCAACGCGGCCCAGATATGCCATGACGCCGCATGCAGCATGATAATCGCCCTCAGCAAGGAGGATCAGGTCATATACCGCGCCTCCACAGGGGACGACATCGGGACGATCTTCGTCGCCAACAAAGGAATCTCCAAGAAGAGGCGCTGGATAAAGTCCGCCCACCCCTCCGGCAGGGTCATCATCGACGAGGGAGCCCAGAAGGCGGTCCTGGGCCACAGGTCCCTGCTCCCGGTCGGGATCAGGGATGTGGAGGGCCGGTTCAACAAGGGCGATGTTGTCGAGATCGTCTGCAACGGCGTGACTGTGGCCAAAGGCATAATCGACTACGACTCCACCGACCTCAAGATGATCAAGGGCAAGCACAGCGACGAGATCGAGTTCATCCTCGGCTACAAGGCCCATGACGATGCCGTCATCTCCGAGAACATAGCTCTGATATTGTGA
- a CDS encoding glutamate-5-semialdehyde dehydrogenase, whose protein sequence is MSDVVSDIKRAKAASIELSVLSTEVKDRALGAMAQALDSSREQILEANARDLEAAKAMLDSGEISGSMYKRLKIDGSKIDGMIAGINDVIGLADPVGEQMSALDLDDGLTLYQIRCPIGMLGMIFESRPDVVPQIMSLCLKSGNAVAFKGGREAANSIRVLFTILRDAASTAGVPADAFVLLETRADINVILDLDRYIDLLIPRGSNEFVRYIQENTRIPVLGHAAGVCHVYVDEFADQDMAEAVALDSKVQYPAVCNATETLLVNSRIADVFVPRMVSVYEANGVEVRGDERVCALTDAVPATAEDWDTEYGDLIISIKVVDSLAEAIDFINQHGSHHTDAIITEDIHRAAAFARSVDSADVFVNASTRFADGYRYGKGAEVGISTNKIHARGPVGMEGLMIYKYVLVGSGQIVKDYVGPGCRPFRHTPSDAEYPYRGE, encoded by the coding sequence ATGTCTGACGTCGTCTCGGATATCAAGAGGGCCAAAGCCGCATCGATAGAACTGTCCGTGCTGTCCACGGAGGTCAAGGACAGGGCGCTGGGTGCCATGGCGCAAGCTCTGGATTCGTCGCGCGAGCAGATACTGGAGGCCAACGCCAGGGACCTGGAGGCCGCGAAGGCGATGCTAGACAGCGGCGAGATATCCGGGTCGATGTACAAGAGGCTGAAGATCGACGGATCCAAGATCGACGGGATGATAGCGGGCATCAACGACGTCATAGGCCTCGCGGATCCCGTCGGAGAGCAGATGTCCGCACTCGACCTGGACGACGGCCTCACGCTGTACCAGATCCGCTGTCCCATCGGGATGCTCGGGATGATATTCGAGTCCCGTCCCGACGTGGTCCCGCAGATCATGTCCCTCTGTCTCAAGTCTGGCAACGCTGTCGCGTTCAAGGGCGGGAGGGAGGCCGCGAACTCGATCCGCGTTCTGTTCACGATCCTGAGGGACGCCGCCTCGACGGCCGGGGTCCCTGCGGACGCGTTCGTCCTCCTGGAGACGAGGGCGGACATCAACGTCATCCTGGACCTCGACAGGTACATCGACCTGCTCATCCCAAGGGGGTCCAATGAGTTCGTACGCTACATCCAGGAGAACACCAGGATCCCCGTCCTCGGTCACGCCGCAGGCGTGTGCCATGTCTACGTCGACGAGTTCGCAGACCAGGACATGGCGGAGGCGGTCGCCCTGGACTCGAAGGTGCAGTACCCCGCAGTGTGCAACGCCACGGAGACCCTCCTGGTCAACTCGCGTATAGCCGACGTGTTCGTCCCCCGCATGGTCTCGGTCTACGAGGCAAACGGTGTGGAGGTCAGAGGCGACGAGAGGGTCTGCGCCCTCACCGATGCCGTCCCCGCCACGGCAGAGGACTGGGACACCGAGTACGGCGACCTCATAATATCGATCAAGGTCGTGGACTCGCTCGCGGAGGCCATCGACTTCATCAATCAGCACGGCTCCCATCACACGGACGCGATCATCACCGAGGACATCCACAGGGCCGCGGCCTTCGCCAGGTCGGTGGATTCCGCCGACGTGTTCGTCAACGCCTCCACCAGGTTCGCCGACGGATACCGCTACGGCAAGGGGGCCGAGGTGGGCATCAGCACCAACAAGATCCATGCCCGCGGGCCGGTGGGCATGGAGGGCCTGATGATCTACAAGTACGTCCTCGTGGGGAGCGGCCAGATCGTTAAGGACTACGTCGGGCCCGGCTGCAGGCCGTTCAGGCATACTCCCTCAGATGCGGAGTATCCGTACAGGGGTGAGTGA